From Arachis stenosperma cultivar V10309 chromosome 2, arast.V10309.gnm1.PFL2, whole genome shotgun sequence, one genomic window encodes:
- the LOC130963546 gene encoding uncharacterized protein LOC130963546 — MQELRHRVQNLERQLADRERDGRSTDPSYTPSPGSEEEDSHRSRPRRTSASRTEAESTREESPIMRRRNDTIIYSRGRPTRRAARGHEDGEGRSERTRQPVIMGVTPFHRSILEVRLPKHFDKPTDMRYDGTQDPLEHLTAFEARMNLEGVGDEVRCRAFPVTLAGPAIRWFNGLPQGSIYSFSDISRTFLAQFTTRIVKAKHPINLLGVTQRQGEPTRRYLDRFNDECLEIDGLTDSVASLCLTNGLLNENFQKHLTTKPVWTMHEIQTVAKEYINDEEVSRVVAANKQQSGYSQARQPGDGERAKEKAREEASNKAPRPFPRVGKFTNYTPLTLPIVEVYQQIAEKGILPKPRPLKDRTGGNKNLYCDYHKGYGHQTQDCFDLKDALEQAIREGKLAAFSHLIREPRRCYRDQDEEGKTRSAKRRQEPEDRDHGLTVINVVTAKNAAPKSRSAHRKDAKVLTVSSPPVQNSKKPPSISFGPEDQWAKGCRPDDSPARGYRVG, encoded by the exons atgcagGAGCTACGCCACAGAGTCCAGAACCTAGAACGACAGCTGGCCGACCGGGAGCGGGATGGACGGTCTACCGATCCCAGCTATACCCCATCTCCCGGGAGCGAAGAGGAAGACTCTCACCGAAGCCGCCCGCGGCGTACATCCGCATCCCGGACGGAAGCGGAGAGCACGCGGGAGGAGTCACCCATAATGAGAAGACGAAATGACACGATCATCTACTCCCGCGGCAGACCAACCCGCCGAGCGGCAAGAGGCCACGAAGACGGGGAAGGAAGATCCGAGAGAACACGACAACCCGTGATAATGGGCGTTACCCCGTTCCACCGATCTATCCTCGAGGTCCGGTtgccgaaacacttcgacaaaccaacggacatgaggtacgacggaACTCAAGACCCTCTAGAACACCTCACGGCCTTTGAGGCCAGGATGAATCTGGAGGGAGTTGGGGACGAAGTAAGATGCCGCGCCTTCCCGGTAACCCTAGCAGGGCCAGCGATCagatggtttaacggcctcccaCAAGGTTCCATATACAGTTTCTCAGACATCAGCCGTACATTCCTGGCCCAATTTACAACGCGGATCGTGAAGGCCAAGCACCCTATCAACCTTCTAGGGGTAACCCAGAGACAAGGAGAACCGACGAGGAGGTACTTagatcggttcaacgacgaatgcttaGAAATCGACGGCTTGACCGACTCGGTGGCCAGTCTTTGCCTAACAaacggcctcctcaacgagaaCTTCCAAAAACACCTTACCACGAAACCAGTTTGGACGATGCACGAGATCCAGACGGTAGCCAAGGAGTATATAAACGACGAAGAAGTCAGccgagtcgtggctgccaataagCAGCAGTCCGGTTACAGCCAAGCTCGGCAACCAGGTGACGGAGaaagagcaaaagaaaaagccaGGGAGGAGGCATCAAACAAGGCACCTAGACCGTTCCCTCGGGTCGGGAAATTCACTAACTACACTCCACTCACTCTCCCCATTGTGGAAGTCTATCAGCAAATAGCTGAGAAGGGAATTCTACCGAAGCCCCGACCACTTAAGGACCGTACGGGAGGAAACAAGAACCTCTATTGTGATTATCATAAGGGTTATGGCCATCAAACACAGGACTGTTTTGACCTGAAGGATGCACTAGAACAAGCgataagggaaggaaagctagccgcgtTCTCCCACCTCATCAGGGAGCCGAGAAGATGTTATCGCGACCAAGATGAAGAAGGCAAAACCCGTTCGGCCAAACGGCGACAAGAACCCGAAGACAGGGACCACGGCCTCACTGTGATAAACGTGGTAACGGCCAAAAACGCCGCGCCAAAATCCCGGTCGGCACACAGGAAAGACGCTAAGGTTTTGACGGTCTCATCCCCGCCAGTGCAAAACTCTAAGAAGCCTCCCTCCATTTCTTTCGGCCCGGAAGACCAATG GGCTAAAGGATGCCGACCTGACGACTCACCAGCACGGGGTTATCGGGTTGGGTga